GGTGGAAACGTGATGGAGACCCGCGCCGGGCACCTGCCCCGGCGCGGGTCTTCGCGTTGCCGGTCGCGAGCGTTGACAGGCTCGTGCGGGGTGTCTAATTTCAGGGCGGCTTCCCTCCCCCAACGCGCACTGAGCAGATGCGGCAGATCGAGATCGACGGCGACAGCCTGACGCTGGAGCAGATAGAGCAGGTAGCCACGGACCTGGACACCCGCGTGGTGCTGGCCTCCGGCAGCGACGAGCGCATCCAGCGCTCGCGCGACGTGGTGGAGCGCGCGCTGGCCAGCGGCGCGGTGGTCTACGGCGTGACCACCGGGTTCGGCCGCCTGGCGGAGACGCCCATTCCGCCCGACCGGCTGGAAGAGCTGCAGCTGAACCTGATCCGCAGCCACGCGTGCGGCGTGGGCGTGCCGCTGAGCCGGGCCGAGACGCGGGCCATCGTGCTGCTGCGCGCCAACGTGCTGGCGAAGGGCTTTTCCGGCGTGCGCCCCGTGGTGGTGCAGCGGCTGCTGGACCTGCTGAACCACGGCATCCATCCCGTGATCCCCGAGCAGGGCTCCGTGGGCGCCTCGGGCGACCTGGCGCCGCTGTCGCACCTGGCGCTGGTGCTGATCGGCGAGGGGCAGGCCGAGGTGGATGGCGAAGTGCTGCCGGGGGCGGAGGCGCTGGCCCGCGCCGGGCTGGAGCCGCTTCGCCTGCGCGCCAAGGAGGGGCTGGCGCTGAACAACGGCACGCAGGTGATGGCCGGCATCGGTGCGCTGCTCGTGCGCGGCGCCGAGCGCGCGGTGGAGGCGGCCGAGGTGGCGGGCGCCATGTCGCTCGAGGGGTTGCGCGGCACGCCGGACGCCTTCCATCCCGCCATCATGCGTGCCCGCCCGCACCCGGGGCAGGCGGCCAGCGCCGAGCGCCTCCGCGCCCTGCTGGCCGACAGCGAGATCCGCGAGTCGCACCGGCACGGCGACCCGCGGGTGCAGGACGCCTACTCCATCCGCTGCATGCCGCAAGTACACGGCGCCGCGCGCAGCGCGCTGGCGTACGTGCGCCAGGTGATCGAGATCGAGGCGAACAGCGCCACCGACAACCCGCTGATCTTTCCCGACGAGGGGCCGGACGGGCTGGTGATCTCGGGCGGCAACTTCCACGGACAGCCCATCGCGCAGGTGCTGGACCTGCTGGCGATGGCGCTGACCGACCTGTGCTCCATCTCCGAGCGGCGCACGGAGCGGCTGGTGAACCCGGACCTGTCGGGCGACCTCCCCGCCTTTTTGACGCGCGACCCCGGCGTGTGCTCCGGCTTCATGATCGCGCAGATCACGGCGGCGGCGCTGGCCAGCGAGAACAAGGTCCTCTCGCATCCCGCCAGCGTAGACAGCATCCCCACCGGCGCCAACAAGGAAGACCACGTGTCGATGGGCGCGCACGGGGCCATCAAGGCCCGCCGCGTGCTGCGGAACACCGAGGGGGTGCTGGCGGTGGAGCTGCTGTGCGCCGCGCAGGCGCTGGAGTTCCGCAAGCCGCTGCGCCCGGGGCGTGGCGTGGAGCGCGCGTACCAGAAGCTGCGCGCCGCCATCGGGCACCTGGACGCGGACCGCGCCCTAGCGCCCGACATCGAGTCCGCCGCAGCGCTGGTGCGCGAGGGCGCATTGATCGATCTTTGATACTGGGGCACGCACAGCCCGGCATTCACACGAGGGGGGAGACGATGGCCACACAGCCGGCGGTCCGCGGATGGACGTACGAGGAGTTCGCCAATCTCCCCGATGATGGCAATCGCTACGAAGTCATCGCCGGAGAACTGTACGTGACCCCATCACCGACGAGCATCCATCAGCGAGTGATCATGCGCCTCGGCGCGTTGATCGAGGTGTTCACGCAGGAGCACGGGCTCGGAACGCTGTTCAGCGCGCCGTACGACGTGATCTTCGGCGAGGGCGACTATCTGGAGCCGGACCTCCTGTTCGTAAGGCGCGAGCGTGAGGAGATCGTCAAGGACCACGCGATGGTGGGCGCACCGGACCTCGTGGTCGAAGTTCTCTCGCCCTCGACCTCGCGGCGCGACCGGGGCCTCAAGCGCGAGCGGTACGCGGCGTACGGCGTCCCGGAGTACTGGATCATCGACACCGATCTGGTGAAGGTGGACGTCTACCGGCTCAGCGGCGGCGATTTGCGCCGGACGGAGGTCGCTACGGACTTCCTGCGGTGGCGCCCCGCTCCCGGTGGCCCGGAGCTGGTCATCGACATTCCGCATCTGATGCGGGCGCCCACGGACTACT
The genomic region above belongs to Longimicrobium sp. and contains:
- a CDS encoding Uma2 family endonuclease, whose protein sequence is MATQPAVRGWTYEEFANLPDDGNRYEVIAGELYVTPSPTSIHQRVIMRLGALIEVFTQEHGLGTLFSAPYDVIFGEGDYLEPDLLFVRREREEIVKDHAMVGAPDLVVEVLSPSTSRRDRGLKRERYAAYGVPEYWIIDTDLVKVDVYRLSGGDLRRTEVATDFLRWRPAPGGPELVIDIPHLMRAPTDYSRPRRPN
- the hutH gene encoding histidine ammonia-lyase, coding for MRQIEIDGDSLTLEQIEQVATDLDTRVVLASGSDERIQRSRDVVERALASGAVVYGVTTGFGRLAETPIPPDRLEELQLNLIRSHACGVGVPLSRAETRAIVLLRANVLAKGFSGVRPVVVQRLLDLLNHGIHPVIPEQGSVGASGDLAPLSHLALVLIGEGQAEVDGEVLPGAEALARAGLEPLRLRAKEGLALNNGTQVMAGIGALLVRGAERAVEAAEVAGAMSLEGLRGTPDAFHPAIMRARPHPGQAASAERLRALLADSEIRESHRHGDPRVQDAYSIRCMPQVHGAARSALAYVRQVIEIEANSATDNPLIFPDEGPDGLVISGGNFHGQPIAQVLDLLAMALTDLCSISERRTERLVNPDLSGDLPAFLTRDPGVCSGFMIAQITAAALASENKVLSHPASVDSIPTGANKEDHVSMGAHGAIKARRVLRNTEGVLAVELLCAAQALEFRKPLRPGRGVERAYQKLRAAIGHLDADRALAPDIESAAALVREGALIDL